In Hevea brasiliensis isolate MT/VB/25A 57/8 chromosome 13, ASM3005281v1, whole genome shotgun sequence, a single genomic region encodes these proteins:
- the LOC110659694 gene encoding serine carboxypeptidase-like 45 isoform X2, with product MYSQIWKAMALASLVVQLCISLGLESSSSLSHSDKIIRLPGQPHVGFQQFSGYVTVDDKKHRTLFYYFVEAEIDPASKPLVLWLNGGPGCSSLGVGAFSENGPFRPNGKVLVRNEYSWNREANMLYLETPVGVGFSYATDSSSYVAVDDEATARDNAVFLQRWFNKFPQYRHRDLFIAGESYAGHYIPQLAKLMIEINKKEKLFHLKGIALGNPVLEFATDFNSRAEYLWSHGLISDATYKMFTSACNYSRYVSEYYRDSVSTICSHVMSLVNRETSRFVDKYDVTLDVCIPSVLSQSKVLRPQQVSERIDVCVDDETMNYLNRKDVQKAFHARLVGVRKWEVCSNILDYELLNLEIPTISIVGSLIKAGIPVLVYSGDQDSVIPLTGSRTLVHRLAKDLGLNTTAPYKAWFAEKQVGGWTQVYGNILSFATIRGASHEVPYSQPERSLVLFKSFLKGQHLPEIF from the exons ATGTATTCTCAAATATGGAAAGCCATGGCATTGGCttcactggtggttcagctatgCATTTCTCTTGGGTTAGAATCTTCTTCATCTTTATCTCATTCTGATAAGATTATCAGGCTTCCTGGACAACCCCATGTGGGCTTTCAACAATTCTCAGGATATGTCACTGTGGATGACAAGAAGCACAGAACTCTTTTCTATTACTTTGTTGAAGCAGAAATAGATCCAGCTTCCAAGCCCTTGGTTCTCTGGTTGAATGGAG GGCCTGGCTGTTCTTCTCTGGGAGTAGGGGCTTTCTCTGAAAATGGACCTTTTAGACCAAATGGGAAGGTTTTGGTGAGAAATGAGTATAGCTGGAACAGAG AAGCAAATATGTTATATTTGGAGACACCAGTTGGAGTGGGGTTCTCTTATGCCACTGATAGCTCCTCCTATGTGGCAGTggatgatgaggcaacag CCAGGGACAATGCTGTATTCCTGCAACGCTGGTTCAATAAGTTCCCTCAGTATAGGCATAGGGACTTGTTTATAGCAGGGGAGAGTTATGCAG GCCACTATATTCCTCAACTTGCAAAGCTTATGATTGAAATCAACAAAAAGGAAAAGTTATTCCACTTGAAAGGCATTGCA TTGGGCAACCCTGTTCTAGAATTTGCTACAGACTTCAATTCAAGAGCTGAGTACTTATGGTCTCATGGGCTGATATCAGACGCAACATACAAAATGTTCACTTCTGCTTGTAACTATTCAAGATACGTAAGTGAATACTACAGAGACTCAGTTTCAACTATTTGTTCGCACGTTATGAGCCTAGTTAATAGAGAAACCAGTAGGTTTGTGGACAAATATGATGTTACCCTTGATGTTTGTATTCCATCAGTTCTCTCACAATCAAAGGTTTTGAGACCACAA CAAGTATCAGAGAGGATAGATGTATGCGTGGATGATGAAACCATGAACTATCTGAATCGAAAGGATGTGCAGAAGGCTTTCCATGCCCGGCTTGTTGGGGTTCGCAAATGGGAAGTTTGTAGCAA caTTCTGGATTATGAGCTGCTCAACCTAGAGATACCCACAATCTCTATTGTTGGATCACTTATCAAGGCTGGAATTCCAGTTTTGGTTTACAG TGGAGATCAAGATTCTGTTATTCCATTGACTGGTAGCCGCACCCTTGTTCATAGACTGGCGAAGGACTTGGGACTAAACACAACTGCGCCTTATAAAGCCTGGTTTGCAGAAAAACAG GTTGGTGGATGGACTCAAGTTTATGGCAACATCCTGTCATTTGCTACAATCAGAGGCGCTTCTCATGAGGTTCCATACTCGCAGCCAGAGAGATCACTGGTGTTATTCAAGTCATTTCTGAAAGGCCAACATCTACCTGAAATTTTCTGA
- the LOC110659694 gene encoding serine carboxypeptidase-like 45 isoform X1, with amino-acid sequence MYSQIWKAMALASLVVQLCISLGLESSSSLSHSDKIIRLPGQPHVGFQQFSGYVTVDDKKHRTLFYYFVEAEIDPASKPLVLWLNGGPGCSSLGVGAFSENGPFRPNGKVLVRNEYSWNREANMLYLETPVGVGFSYATDSSSYVAVDDEATARDNAVFLQRWFNKFPQYRHRDLFIAGESYAGHYIPQLAKLMIEINKKEKLFHLKGIALGNPVLEFATDFNSRAEYLWSHGLISDATYKMFTSACNYSRYVSEYYRDSVSTICSHVMSLVNRETSRFVDKYDVTLDVCIPSVLSQSKVLRPQVSPPCKTNRLPTFLSILFFNSNFLLIILLSQQVSERIDVCVDDETMNYLNRKDVQKAFHARLVGVRKWEVCSNILDYELLNLEIPTISIVGSLIKAGIPVLVYSGDQDSVIPLTGSRTLVHRLAKDLGLNTTAPYKAWFAEKQVGGWTQVYGNILSFATIRGASHEVPYSQPERSLVLFKSFLKGQHLPEIF; translated from the exons ATGTATTCTCAAATATGGAAAGCCATGGCATTGGCttcactggtggttcagctatgCATTTCTCTTGGGTTAGAATCTTCTTCATCTTTATCTCATTCTGATAAGATTATCAGGCTTCCTGGACAACCCCATGTGGGCTTTCAACAATTCTCAGGATATGTCACTGTGGATGACAAGAAGCACAGAACTCTTTTCTATTACTTTGTTGAAGCAGAAATAGATCCAGCTTCCAAGCCCTTGGTTCTCTGGTTGAATGGAG GGCCTGGCTGTTCTTCTCTGGGAGTAGGGGCTTTCTCTGAAAATGGACCTTTTAGACCAAATGGGAAGGTTTTGGTGAGAAATGAGTATAGCTGGAACAGAG AAGCAAATATGTTATATTTGGAGACACCAGTTGGAGTGGGGTTCTCTTATGCCACTGATAGCTCCTCCTATGTGGCAGTggatgatgaggcaacag CCAGGGACAATGCTGTATTCCTGCAACGCTGGTTCAATAAGTTCCCTCAGTATAGGCATAGGGACTTGTTTATAGCAGGGGAGAGTTATGCAG GCCACTATATTCCTCAACTTGCAAAGCTTATGATTGAAATCAACAAAAAGGAAAAGTTATTCCACTTGAAAGGCATTGCA TTGGGCAACCCTGTTCTAGAATTTGCTACAGACTTCAATTCAAGAGCTGAGTACTTATGGTCTCATGGGCTGATATCAGACGCAACATACAAAATGTTCACTTCTGCTTGTAACTATTCAAGATACGTAAGTGAATACTACAGAGACTCAGTTTCAACTATTTGTTCGCACGTTATGAGCCTAGTTAATAGAGAAACCAGTAGGTTTGTGGACAAATATGATGTTACCCTTGATGTTTGTATTCCATCAGTTCTCTCACAATCAAAGGTTTTGAGACCACAAGTAAGTCCTCCCTGCAAAACCAATCGCCTTCCAACTTTCTTGTCCATACTTTTTTTTAACTCCAATTTTTTGCTTATAATTCTTCTTTCACAGCAAGTATCAGAGAGGATAGATGTATGCGTGGATGATGAAACCATGAACTATCTGAATCGAAAGGATGTGCAGAAGGCTTTCCATGCCCGGCTTGTTGGGGTTCGCAAATGGGAAGTTTGTAGCAA caTTCTGGATTATGAGCTGCTCAACCTAGAGATACCCACAATCTCTATTGTTGGATCACTTATCAAGGCTGGAATTCCAGTTTTGGTTTACAG TGGAGATCAAGATTCTGTTATTCCATTGACTGGTAGCCGCACCCTTGTTCATAGACTGGCGAAGGACTTGGGACTAAACACAACTGCGCCTTATAAAGCCTGGTTTGCAGAAAAACAG GTTGGTGGATGGACTCAAGTTTATGGCAACATCCTGTCATTTGCTACAATCAGAGGCGCTTCTCATGAGGTTCCATACTCGCAGCCAGAGAGATCACTGGTGTTATTCAAGTCATTTCTGAAAGGCCAACATCTACCTGAAATTTTCTGA